The genomic stretch taccGAGCTAGCAGTAgtctacaacacgttatagactactgagctggtattagtagtctctacaacacgttatagactactgagctggtattagtagtctctacaacacgttatagactactgagctagtagtagtctctacaacacgttatagactactgagctggtattagtagtctctacaacacgttatagactactgagctggtattagtagtctctacaacacgttatagactactgagctagtagtagtctctacaacacgttatagactactcAGGTATtagtagtctctacaacacgttatagactactgagGTATTAGTAGTCTCTACAACATGTTATAGACTACTGAGCTAGTAGTAGTCtgtacaacacgttatagactactgagcTAGTAGTAGTCgctacaacacgttatagactactgaggtagtagtagtctctacaacacgttatagactactgagcCAGTAGTAGTCgctacaacacgttatagactactgcGGTATtagtagtctctacaacacgttatagactactgagcCAGTAGTAGTCgctacaacacgttatagactactgagGTATTAGTAGTCTCTACAACATGTTATAGACTACTGAGCTAGTAGTAGTCgctacaacacgttatagactactgagGTAGTAGTAGTCTCTACAACATGTTATAGACTACTGAGCTAGTAGTAGTCgctacaacacgttatagactactgagGTATTAGTAGTCTACAACATGTTATAGACTACTGAGGTAGtagtagtctctacaacacattatagactactgagctagtagtagtctctacaacacgttatagactactgagGTATTAGTAGTCTACAACATGTTATAGACTACTGAGGTAGtagtagtctctacaacacgttatagactactgagctagtagtagtctctacaacacgttatagactactgagcTGGTATTAGTAGTCtgtacaacacgttatagactactgagctagtagtagtctctacaacacgttatagactactgagcTAGTAGTAAtctctacaacacgttatagactactgagcTGGTATTAGTAGTCtgtacaacacgttatagactactgaggtattagtagtctctacaacacgttatagactacggaggtagtagtagtctctacaacacgttatagactacggAGCTAGTAGTAGTCgctacaacacgttatagactactgagcTAGTAGTAGTCgctacaacacgttatagactactgagcTAGCAGTAGTCtgtacaacacgttatagactacttAGCTAGTAGTAGTCactacaacacgttatagactacggAGCTAGCAGTAGTCtgtacaacacgttatagactacttAGCTAGTAGTAGTCactacaacacgttatagactactgagctggtattagtagtctctacaacacgttatagactactgagcTGGTATTAGTAgtctacaacacgttatagactactgagcTAGTAGTAgtctacaacacgttatagactactgagctagtagtagtctctacaacacgttatagactacggAGGTATtagtagtctctacaacacgttatagactaccgaggtagtagtagtctctacaacacgttatagactactgaggtattagtagtctctacaacacgttatagactacggAGCTAGCAGTAGTCtgtacaacacgttatagactaccGAGCTAGCagtagtctctacaacacgttatagactactgagcTAGCAGTAGTCtgtacaacacgttatagactaccGAGCTAGCagtagtctctacaacacgttatagactactgaggtagtagtagtctctacaacacgttatagactaccGAGCTAGCAGTAGTCTCTACAACACATTATAGACTACTGAGCTGGTATtagtagtctctacaacacgttatagactactgagcTAGTAGTAGTCgctacaacacgttatagactacggAGGTATTAGTAGTCtgtacaacacgttatagactactgaggtattagtagtctctacaacacgttatagactatggaggtagtagtagtctctacaacacgttatagactacggAGCTAGTAGTAGTCgctacaacacgttatagactacggAGCTAGTAGTAGTCgctacaacacgttatagactactgagcTAGCAGTAGTCtgtacaacacgttatagactacttAGCTAGTAGTAGTCactacaacacgttatagactacggAGCTAGCAGTAGTCtgtacaacacgttatagactacttAGCTAGTAGTAGTCactacaacacgttatagactactgagctggtattagtagtctctacaacacgttatagactactgagcTGGTATTAGTAgtctacaacacgttatagactactgagctagtagtagtctctacaacacgttatagactaccgaggtagtagtagtctctacaacacgttatagactactgaggtattagtagtctctacaacacgttatagactacggAGCTAGCAGTAGTCtgtacaacacgttatagactaccGAGCTAGCagtagtctctacaacacgttatagactacggAGCTAGCAGTAGTCtgtacaacacgttatagactaccGAGCTAGCagtagtctctacaacacgttatagactactgaggtagtagtagtctctacaacacgttatagactaccGAGCTAGCAGTAGTCTCTACAACACATTATAGACTACTGAGCTGGTATtagtagtctctacaacacgttatagactactgagcTAGTAGTAGTCgctacaacacgttatagactacggAGGTATTAGTAGTCtgtacaacacgttatagactacggAGGTATtagtagtctctacaacacgttatagactacggaggtagtagtagtctctacaacacgttatagactacggAGCTAGTAGTAGTCgctacaacacgttatagactacggAGCTAGTAGTAGTCgctacaacacgttatagactactgagcTAGCAGTAGTCtgtacaacacgttatagactactgagcTAGTAGTAGTCactacaacacgttatagactacggAGCTAGCAGTAGTCtgtacaacacgttatagactacttAGCTAGTAGTAGTCactacaacacgttatagactactgagctggtattagtagtctctacaacacgttatagactactgagcTGGTATTAGTAgtctacaacacgttatagactactgagctagtagtagtctctacaacacgttatagactactgaggtattagtagtctctacaacacgttatagactacggAGGTATtagtagtctctacaacacgttatagactaccGAAGTATtagtagtctctacaacacgttatagactacggAGGTATtagtagtctctacaacacATTATAGACTACGGAGGTAGtagtagtctctacaacacgttatagactaccGAAGTATTAGTAGTCTCTAtaacacgttatagactactgaggtagtagtagtctctacaacacgttatagactactgaggtattagtagtctctacaacacgttatagactatGGAGCTAGCAGTAGTCTGTACAACATGTTATAGACTACCGAGCTAGCagtagtctctacaacacgttatagactacggAGCTAGCAGTAGTCtgtacaacacgttatagactaccGAGCTAGCagtagtctctacaacacgttatagactactgaggtagtagtagtctctacaacacgttatagactaccGAGCTAGCAGTAGTCTCTACAACACATTATAGACTACTGAGCTGGTATtagtagtctctacaacacgttatagactactgagcTAGCAGTAGTCTGTACAACATGTTATAGACTACCGAGCTAGCagtagtctctacaacacgttatagactactgagctggtattagtagtctctacaacacgttatagactactgagcTAGCAGTAGTCtgtacaacacgttatagactaccGAGTTAGCagtagtctctacaacacgttatagactactgagctggtattagtagtctctacaacacgttatagactactgagctagtagtagtctctacaacacgttatagactactgagctggtattagtagtctctacaacacgttatagactactgagctggtattagtagtctctacaacacgttatagactactgagctggtattagtagtctctacaacacgttatagactactgagctggtattagtagtctctacaacacgttatagactactgagcTGGTATTAGTCgctacaacacgttatagactactgaggtattagtagtctctacaacacgttatagactactgagcTAGTAGTAGTCgctacaacacgttatagactactgaggtattagtagtctctacaacacgttatagactactgagcTAGTAGTAGTCgctacaacacgttatagactactgagGTATTAGTAGTCTCTACAACATGTTATAGACTACTGAGCTAGTAGTAGTCgctacaacacgttatagactactgagGTATTAGTAGTCTCTACAACATGTTATAGACTACTGAGCTAGTAGTAGTCgctacaacacgttatagactactgagctagtagtagtctctacaacacgttatagactactgagctggtattagtagtctctacaacacgttatagactactgagttagtagtctctacaacacgttatagactactgagcTAGTAGTAAtctctacaacacgttatagactactgagcTGGTATTAGTAGTCtgtacaacacgttatagactactgaggtattagtagtctctacaacacgttatagactacggaggtagtagtagtctctacaacacgttatagactacggaggtagtagtagtctctacaacacgttAGACTACCGAAGTATtagtagtctctacaacacgttatagactatGGAGCTAGTAGTAGTCgctacaacacgttatagactactgagGTATTAGTAGTCTCTACAACATGTTATAGACTACTGAGCTAGTAGTAGTCgctacaacacgttatagactacggAGGTATTAGTAGTCTCTACAACATGTTATAGACTACTGAGCTAGTAGTAGTCGCTACAACACATTATAGACTACGGAGATATTAGTAGTCTCTACAACATGTTATAGACTACTGAGCTAGTAGTAGTCGCTACAACACATTATAGACTACGGAGGTATTAGTAGTCTCTACAACATGTTATAGACTACTGAGGTAGTAGTAGTCgctacaacacgttatagactactgagctagtagtagtctctacaacacgttatagactactgagctggtattagtagtctctacaacacgttatagactactgagGTAGTAGTAATCTCTACAACATGTTATAGACTACTGAGTTAGtagtagtctctacaacacgtAGACTACTGAGCTAGTAGTAGTCtgtacaacacgttatagactactgaggtattagtagtctctacaacacgttatagacaacggaggtagtagtagtctctacaacacgttatagactacggaggtagtagtagtctctacaacacgttatagactaccGAAGTATtagtagtctctacaacacgttatagactactgaggtagtagtagtctctacaacacgttatagactacggAGGTATtagtagtctctacaacacgttatagatTACGGAGGTAGtagtagtctctacaacacgttatagactaccGAAGTATtagtagtctctacaacacgttatagactactgaggtagtagtagtctctacaacacgttatagactactgaggtattagtagtctctacaacacgttatagactactgagctagtagtagtctctacaacacgttatagactactgagcTAGTAGTAGTCTCTACAACATGTTACAGAGACTACTGAGCTGGtagtagtctctacaacacgttTTTCACGGCTGATACCTATTATCAATAATCAAGCAGACCGATATTTGGAACCGATATATGTTTGTAGTAAAAATTCAAATCTTGGGGTCAAAATTTAGAAGTGTTCCATCAAGAGTGAATGGACAAAAGTGTAGACGTGACACCAACGTTATTGCACAAATCTCTATTGTTGTTGTGCCACCACAGCAGAACGTTACCAGGAACCTCTGGTTGTTTTGCAACTTCAGCATAGAGGATTGTAATGTTGAAGGCAACGTCAGCAATATCTGCTGCCTTACGTTACCTCCCAGAGCAGCTGTGCCCGTCTGTGGCATGGCCACCTTGGTTGGCGTTGATAGGCTATTACTCGTGATGTGTAACCAATCAGATAGTACTGTGGGCGGGACATTGAGTCAGACTACACAGTCGTGACTATAGATGGCTGCATCAGAGCCAAAGTAAtgcattttaaagaggacctattatgcttttcccctttcctttagtgtgttatatactgtagttttttgttgtaaacggtctgcaaagttacaaagcccaaagtccaagaGCTCGATCTAGGAGCTCAAATGTTTcagtcagagggtgaaaagaggtgctgcaacaCAGCCAGTATGAGGATATTAAaccatgtcaacatgttctagtagaaacccacaatacaagtatgaacctgaaaataagcatccTAGGTCTCCTTTAAactagttgtgttttctgtcttcaTAGCAGACTGTCTTCTTGCATGTACTAGAGACGGTTTGTCTCTGTAAGCACAACTGTGCACACAGCATGGTAGGATGTGTGGGGGCATGATGGCATACCCAGACTGTGGGAtatatctgtgtttgtgtgtatatatatatatatatatatatatatatatatatataaatagtatgtatataaataggtgtgtgtgtgtgcgtgcactaAGTGCTGAGCAACAGAATTTAGTTGCTCTCTGCCTATAGAAGGAAATGCCAGATGGCCTCTTTGCCTTGGAAACGTCAGCCAATTACTAGCTACTACTAAACCAGCTGGCCTCTGCCTTCACCctgctcctgtgtgtgtgtgcgtgcgtgtgtggggtggggtggggggaggggtggggggggggcatggacagtgtgtgtgcgtgctcatCTACATGTTATTCTCTACAGTAGCATTACACCAGCTTGCAGCAGACTACTTTAACGTATTGTGATTGTAAAGAGCATTAGATACTGCGGGAGGGTTATTTCTGTTAGTAGTTTGCTgttgaaaaaagcctgccctttcTCAACTACTCgctaactgctaacgttactcgggttaaatagcggtccacttccgtgttttggtacggttggctttcacacctgatgcaaaccgtacccgagtacacatgatccgtactccagaccaccttttcaagtggactcgagtACGGATCAACGAACCGTGCCCGAGCGTTCACGCTGATCAATccaactggactttggggacaagtgtactcggatccgggcccgggtccctgatgtgaaagcacccttattctattgtagtgttgtcagtagTGAAACAACAATGTTCTCCTGGCTGCTCTCAgagtcatctagaacatctcttcctgttcattgtctatggagcaacCCCATACTTTATACTTGATGTTTTTAGCGctctagttttgggatttgggagagagttgttcatctTTACTAATATTATTgaactgtcttagaccataggaataacatgtatgaattatgaaaatgggcgtagttcctcTTTAATATTCTCctttccccctcctccctccctcctctcctccagtggGTATCCCGACGATAAAGTGGTGCGGGGCCGAGGGTGACTACAACGTGATGGTGATGGAGCTGCTGGGGCCCAGTCTGGAGGACCTGTTCAACTTCTGCTCTCGCAAGTTCAGCCTGAAGACAGTCCTGCTGCTGGCCGACCAGATggtgagagagaagaagaactaGGAGCTACTAGCTGTAGGGACTATGTCAATGCTAGCTGTATTGTGTTGATGTATAGGCTGACCTCAGATCCTCTCCCACGTCTTCCTCTAGATCAGCCGCATTGAATACATCCACTCCAAGAACTTCATCCACAGAGATGTGAAGCCAGACAACTTCCTGATGGGTCTGGGCAAGAAGGGCAACCTGGTCTACATCATCGACTTCGGCCTGGCCAAGAAGTACCGCGACGCCCGCACACACCAGCACATCCCCTACCGCGAGAACAAGAACCTGACCGGCACCGCCCGCTACGCCTCCATAAACACACATCTGGGCATCGGTAAGACCAGCGTCCATAAAATACTGACCTGTGCCATGAATGGATAGACCCTCCGCCCTGCTGATCTGACTTTGTCCTCTGTGTCTACAGAACAGTCCAGACGGGACGACTTGGAGTCGCTGGGCTACGTCCTCATGTACTTCAACCTGGGTTCTCTGCCCTGGCAAGGCCTCAAAGCCGCCACCAAGAGGCAGAAGTACGAACGCATCAGTGAGAAGAAAATGTCCACGCCCATTGAGGTCCTCTGCAAAGGCTACCCATGTACGTTCAGCTGCTCCCTCCTGTCTTTTATTAGTCCCATGTAGGATGTTCACAACCAAACCCTCATTGTTCATGTGCTCCggtcctccccccccccacagcgGAGTTCGCCACCTACCTGAACTTCTGCCGCTCTCTGCGCTTCGACGACAAACCCGACTACTCGTACCTGCGCCAGCTCTTCAGGAACCTCTTCCACAGACAGGGGTTCTCCTACGACTACGTCTTCGACTGGAACATGCTCAAATTTGTAAGTTGTTATCACATTGAGGACATTTTGTCATCTCCAGTGAAACTTGCTGTTCAGAGAATGTATTGTAACTATTTGGTTACATTACTATAAGGACATCCAGGTTTATTAATATTGAGCATTAAAGACACTGACTTTGTGTTATATTTCAAGATCTGTACGAATTTCACGCATGACAACTATGCACACAGGATCCGGAGTGAATTATCCACGTTGTCCTGTTCCACTTTTGTGAAATGCAAAAAGGCTTTGATTTACCTTGGTACAGATCCAGGCTAACTGTTACCCTAACTAACCAGCTGTAGGctctaaacatcagcatgttacgTGAATGAGGCCCAATGAGTTTCCTCCCACATAGTGCCCACTCCACACAACCAAAACCTATCCAGACAGAGCATGTCTGAGGGGTTAAAGGTATAATCTGTATAGACCTATAGagaaataatccctctcaaccAGCACTTCTGACCCACTAGCTGTGTGTGGCGTAGGGCTGTCACCATAGCAATTTTTCTCAATACGATTATCATGGCAAAAAATAtcacgataacgatattatcgcaatatcattaaaaaaatgatgcaATCACTTAAAGTACATCTTTAACTTGATTTGGTCCAACGTTTGTTGACATGTCAGTGAGTGTGTCTGAACTGAATCAactaatagaatagaataaacagGCTGAGCTGACCTgctcctttttctctccctgATGATTTCTCACATCTTGGATGCTGCTGCCTGACCACAAGAGAAGTACCAGCTGTCACTGTCTTGTTGAACGGACCTCAATTAAGTTAGCCAGCTTTACTTAGCACATatattagctagctagctagctaacatagTCATTCACTATCACGGTTGAAGCCGTTCAGTTCCGGCCGGTCATATAACTCAACTGACATGTTTAGTAATGCTAACGTTACAACTGAGTCGCTCTACGGTGGTGAAATGTTCAGCATGATGATTGTGAAGGTGACTATGCAGCAGGTTTAAAATATTCCCTCCTTTGGCTAACACTGTAGCTCCACATTCCCTGCACACTGGAGCAGTGTCATGAAGAAGTATGCTTTTCTTGACCAACCCGAAGAATTCCCACACTGCAGAGTTTACGTTTTTAGCAGGGCGATAAAGTATCTAGTTTTCATTCGTCGTCATTTTGACAGAATCACGAAGACGAGACGTGCGCTTGCTTGTGGTGCGTTTACTTTATAGTCTGTTTGTGGCGCACGTGTATGACGTCATGTCTGCTACGAGCTTTTATTTACTGCTTGTGGGAGAACACAAAAGAGAAATGACTAAACCAAGAGCTAAATTGAATTAAACACGATAAATCGTGGCTGGATTAATTACACGATATTAcaattttcatgttttcaataGCGCGATTACTGTAAAAGCGGTATACCGCGACACCCCTAGTGTggcggtgtctgtttctgcagagaccctgcagccctctgcctggattttctctttcctttgtcGCAGTGTTTGTCGTACAATATCGGCTGTTGAGAAACCAAATTGATCAGACGTTCCCCCACTTTTAGCAGCAAGCTAGCTATGACTGTATGACATCACTcggaacaaaggatttcattagtcaaatatatatttccaCAGACGGAAATCCGCTGAAATCGAGGTCCGTCCGaacattttttccccctcatgaATGTTCCACGGGGGTGTGCAcgcattcataagaacccaaATTAGTTaatacatttcaaataaaaTTAGGTTATTCAAATTTCCGACTGAAATCCATGCTTGCTGTAAACtagacacaaacatttccatTGTCATATCCTAAAGCTCTGGTCCTAGTGGTGGAGAGGGGTGGACTATCTGTACTGGACTCACAGGTCAGGCCTGGATCACTCTGGAATTTCATTCACATCTAAGAGTTCCAAGTTTGACAGATGAATGCCATAAACTGACTTCATAACAAATCTGTCTGTAGGAGTGTAGG from Sebastes fasciatus isolate fSebFas1 chromosome 13, fSebFas1.pri, whole genome shotgun sequence encodes the following:
- the csnk1da gene encoding casein kinase I: MELRVGNRYRLGRKIGSGSFGDIYLGTDISVGEEVAIKLECVKTKHPQLHIESKIYKMMQGGVGIPTIKWCGAEGDYNVMVMELLGPSLEDLFNFCSRKFSLKTVLLLADQMISRIEYIHSKNFIHRDVKPDNFLMGLGKKGNLVYIIDFGLAKKYRDARTHQHIPYRENKNLTGTARYASINTHLGIEQSRRDDLESLGYVLMYFNLGSLPWQGLKAATKRQKYERISEKKMSTPIEVLCKGYPSEFATYLNFCRSLRFDDKPDYSYLRQLFRNLFHRQGFSYDYVFDWNMLKFGANRAVEDAERERREREERLRHSRNPGARGIPSASGRARATQDAAAPSPLNPASHTGMEKERKVSMRLHRGAPVNISSSDLTGRQDTSRMSSQALSRVTPSGLQSAAPR